A section of the Macaca thibetana thibetana isolate TM-01 chromosome 10, ASM2454274v1, whole genome shotgun sequence genome encodes:
- the MC3R gene encoding melanocortin receptor 3: MSIQKKYLEGDFVFPPTDPAGAPAQISPLSAMNASCCLSSVQPTLPNGSEHLQAPFSSNQSSSPFCEQVFIKPEVFLALGIVSLLENILVLLAVVRNGNLHSPMYFFFCSLAVADMLVSLSNALETIMIAIVHSNYLTLEDQFIQHMDNIFDSMTCISLVASICNLLAIAVDRYVTIFYALRYHSIMTVRKALTLIVAIWVGCGICGVVFIVYSESKMVIVCLITMFFAMMLLMGTLYVHMFLFARLHVKRIAALPPADGVAPQQHSCMKGAVTITILLGVFIFCWAPFFLHLVLIITCPTNPYCICYTAHFNTYLVLIMCNSVIDPLIYAFRSPELRNTFKEILCGCKRMNSR; this comes from the coding sequence ATGAGCATCCAAAAGAAGTATCTGGAGGGAGATTTTGTCTTCCCTCCTACGGACCCTGCTGGAGCCCCAGCTCAGATCAGCCCTCTGTCAGCAATGAATGCTTCGTGCTGCCTGTCGTCTGTTCAGCCAACGCTACCTAATGGCTCGGAGCACCTCCAAGCCCCTTTCTCCAGCAACCAGAGCAGCAGCCCGTTCTGTGAGCAGGTCTTCATCAAGCCCGAGGTTTTCCTGGCCCTGGGCATCGTCAGTCTGCTGGAAAACATCCTGGTTCTCCTGGCCGTGGTCAGGAACGGCAACCTGCACTCCCCAATGTACTTCTTCTTCTGCAGCCTGGCGGTGGCCGACATGCTGGTGAGCCTGTCCAATGCCCTGGAGACCATCATGATCGCCATCGTCCACAGCAACTACCTGACCTTGGAGGATCAGTTTATCCAGCACATGGACAACATCTTCGACTCCATGACCTGCATCTCCCTGGTGGCCTCCATCTGCAACCTCCTGGCCATCGCTGTCGACAGGTACGTCACCATCTTTTACGCGCTCCGCTACCACAGCATCATGACTGTGAGGAAGGCCCTCACCTTGATCGTGGCCATCTGGGTCGGCTGCGGCATCTGTGGCGTGGTGTTCATTGTCTACTCGGAGAGCAAGATGGTCATCGTGTGCCTCATCACCATGTTCTTCGCCATGATGCTCCTCATGGGCACCCTCTACGTGCACATGTTCCTCTTTGCGCGGCTGCATGTCAAGCGCATAGCAGCACTGCCACCTGCCGACGGGGTGGCCCCACAGCAACACTCATGCATGAAGGGGGcagtcaccatcaccatcctccTGGGGGTGTTCATCTTCTGCTGGGCCCCCTTCTTCCTCCACCTGGTCCTCATCATCACCTGCCCCACCAACCCCTACTGCATCTGCTACACTGCCCACTTCAACACCTACCTGGTCCTCATCATGTGCAACTCCGTCATCGACCCGCTCATCTACGCCTTCCGGAGCCCGGAACTGCGCAACACCTTTAAGGAGATTCTCTGTGGTTGCAAGCGCATGAACTCGAGATAG